The DNA segment AATTTTAGCCTGTGGTGCTTTGTGGCAATCTCACTGCCAGATATAAACTGATAAGCAGTTGCAGAGAACAACTGTAGAGAACATTTGTTGTAGCAAATTGTTGTAGCAGCAATTGTAGAGAACATTTAATATAAACTCACCGACTGACAGTCCACCAGCCTGAATTTCATGGTTGTCCAGATGATGAATACAATAGATGCTGCAATATTCAAACAAACAAGCTGCTTATTGCTAAAAAAGATACCAATTCAAATACCCAACTAACAGGCCTGTGTTTCCAAAACAAAGATCAAAGACCTGAATACTGATGTCTTGAAATTCAATTTAATAGTTTTGGAAAACAAGAGATGGATCCGATTGTACTGACCTTAGACAGAAATTTAGGCATAGATCATTGTATTTTACTCATGTTTCTTTACAGACACAAGGCATAAATCAAATATAGAGTATTTAGCCAACTTCTAATTACTATACATTACTCTTGTATCACTTTTATCTAGCATTCAAACCATGGTTTCATTATCACTTGACAAGAAAAGCTGACCCTGAAGCAACTGAACAGTCTGATCTGCTTGAATGCCTTAAACATTCTGATCCTGACCCACAACAGTTCCAGCACTCAAACCATGCTCTTACCACAGTTTTAGAAGAGACCTCCCTTCACTAAAGTATTTTAAGATGACTAAGAACCAGGTGCTGAAAGGAATTTCATCAGAGGCAATTTTCAAAAGGAATGTACTTTTTTGTTTAAGTAAAAAAGCACAGTATTTAGATGTTTTCTGCTCATTGTATTGATAGCGGATAACCTGGAAGCACCAACAAATTTATTCTTGAAATTCAGTTCATCACatataaatggaaaaagaaactCAATCGGTATTCTTCCAGAATAGGGAGGCCATTATGTTATAAAACTAAGAATCTTCAGACATcttaaaaaccccacagcataTAATGATACCATGATTTTGGCAAGCAGTATCTCTGTGAAGTTAACAGCATAAGATAATAACAAACTTTGGCCTCTGGCAGCTTGAAGTGGGACAAAAGTGCTCTGTCAGAGGAGCTGCATAGAACTAGTGATCTTGTTAACATCAGGATTAATAATCCACTGTCTCTGAAATACCAGTAACAGTTGGCAAAGACGCACTTTTAGAAATTGGTCAAATGTTAGAAATACCAAGAATTTTGATTGTACTTACAGAAAGGTcaacaaatttaaaattttcaaatcaagccctatttggaaatgaaaagtgGTTTTATTTAACTGGAAAAATTTTCTGCTTACCTGCTACTGCCAAGATGAGTGTGTTGGTGAAGTGACGATACAAAGAGAGTTTCACAACATTTCTTCGAAGTTTTAGCAGCTTCATTGTTTGAGTTAGGCTGATGAATATGTATGGAAAGTCAAGGAAAAGCCTCTGAATGGACAAGCTAGTCACAAACTTAGGAGGACACAGACCTTATTATCATCAACAGCTCTCTCAATCACACATTTAAGCCTCCAAAAAATTAGACCATTCTCAGTAGAAGACTCATCCTATGACAAAGGAACCAGAGAGCAAAATCTGTCCTTTTCACATTATTTAGTCATCTATACCTACAACTCTTGTCACACAAAGATGGTATCCAAACCACTGTTTTGGACTATGGCCCATTCCCTTGGAAAGAGTTGGCTTTGCTTTTGATAAATGAAAGTAAAATCTGAACTAGAAATTAGTTCAGATCTACTTAATTCATATGGGTTCcttcacattttcttcttgttttatttccaaAGCGACAAAACAAGTGGTTAGCAGAGTCATCACAATAGGGGAGAACAGCGATTGTCACAGctttaaaattcacattttaaacagtttttGTGATTGACTTTAGCTAAGAACACTTTACAGGGATTTTGCTATACTCAAGTTCAGCATTTGATGTCAGCTGCTAAAGTCACAAGATTATTTTTTGGTGTCTTTACATATTCATTTTAAGCAACCATAAACACTGCCTCATTCTCTAACTTACTTCAAGACTAGTTCAAGTTTTACAGACTTTCAGGTTTGATGTTGCTAAGCAGCCTTCACTCCAAACATAAACTGATTCGTTTCTTCAAAGGCTACTACTCTGGTACCATGACATGCTACActagaacaaaataatttcatgctCAACAATGAGAGACTGGTAACAGACAGACTATATTTTGGAGCTGATTTACACAGGCACATCCAGTTCAGCAAAAACTAGGTAAGCAGTAGGCAGCAGAGGTTTACCTGAACACTCAATTACAGAACTTCTAGAACCTCTACCAGAAGTACAAAAATATATACACTTagatcttatttttaaaaaaagttcaGCCAAGAAaagactcaaaaaaaaaaaaaaacaaattcaaaagaaaacacaacccATCAAGTAAACAGTGAAGGATATccaccagcacagggcagtATCTAGGAAAGCCAGGGGAATAAAAGCCAAGGAGGCAAGATCATTCTGGGCCTGGAGACAAAGAGAGAGCCAATAAGaacaaactgaaaagaaaaagtagagaAGTAAGAAGGGTCAGGTTTTATGAGAAACCACCAATACGCCACCACAACACTTCCAAGTTTTGCTACAGAAACAGAGGGCTTGAACCAAGAGTTTAGTCCAACGTACAGAGAGGGACTGACAAGCCAAAACTGTCAGTTCTCCATCAGCAAGGCAAGAAGCAGTTTTCCAGATAAGTCAATCTAGCACTGTTAAAAGGAGTCTCTGCTGAGGCAATTGCTGTGATTAATTGCTCTGGCCACTTCCATTACAGAAAACCAGCAACCAGCTTGTTAGATATGTAGTAATTAAATCTTTTACACTATCCATGGATCAACTGAAAGCTCCACTGGCAACTATGAGTTTGACTAAAAAGGCAACACTTGCCTTTATGTGTACATCATAAACTTATCAAAGTCCTAACAGAAACAAGCAAAACaccttttattcctttaaagTACAAAACAGAACTAATGAGCTATGAACAGCTCTTTAAAACAGCAGCTTTCAAAAGGATATCCACAAAATAATACAGGCATCAATCATGGACAGGGCCAAGTTTGCTATCAGAGCCACAGTGTCAtagaaaaactggaaaagcaCCAAATATACAACAGGTTAAATACTTTATCCCTAAAATAGAATAACAGAAATCTACATCCCAAGATGCACTTAACAAATCCAGTAGCATCAATATTCACACACACTTCCCCCGGCACAGCCTCCAAAACTGGAGCACTTGgaatttggtttggttgttgctgggcagggggagggaaGGTAGTTGTTCACACAAGTACATACAGCCAATACTGTCTGTGGCATATGGGAAAATTCAAGCAGCTATTACTGACCCCTGTGACTCTAAGAACACCTTCCATGCcagaaaataacaaataaagGGCTCCAGCCATAACTACTTTGTGAAGAGTCACTCCAAGGCGAGGTctgtaagaaaaaaagtgaaattcagattaaatggaaaacaaaaagtaatGTCAACTTGAATCTAAACATAAGATATGAAGCATATGGATAAAAGGTCCTTGTAACAAGCCCCATCTAGATCCAGAAATATTATTATGGTGCCTGAAACTTACTATTCATTTTGTCTTAGGTATGATATGACTAAGGGAGAGACTGGCAACTGTTCTGTTTCTTAATTAACATGTTTAGCTTTTTAGTGAAATGGTTATAAGTCTCATCCCACTTCTTCACCAGTTCCACCAGCAAACCTACATTTGCCAAAAATTCCTGCTGCCTCCTAGCACGTGCTTTTACCATTGAATACAGCTGCGGACAGACAAATGAGACACAATCGTACTGAAGCAGATCCCCTCCCCTATCAGTGATTCTTGATCTACCCCATTTATATAAGCTTCCCCTCACTCAGAAGGCAGGCCCATAAATTTCCCATTCCAGACATGTGGAGCATCTCAACAATCACTCAGAAAGCCACCCAACAGTAGCACATGGAAGTAGATGAAAGAAGAGTAATCACAGTATGGAACTGTCTCTGTTTACTAGAGAAGTATAGATCTTCAGAGCACTTAAATAAAGCACTTACCTTTAAACAAGCAAAGTACAGGGTGATGAATACTGCCCTAAATTCTTAAAAAACAATAATGAAAACCCTTtaaacagaacacaaaaaacCTTATAACAGATTACTCACTTGACTATCCCATATCCCAGGCTGACTATGATGACCAGAGTTCGAGCCAACGAGCGCTTCACAGCAGAAAGAAGTTCTGCCAGTATTACTGCTCCTTGAACTACCAAAAATAAAGAGAAGGAAGCTAGgtcattaaaatataatttctgttttattaacTTCTGCATGCAATTATAGTATGAGTGCAGATATAAAAGTAGCCTATTGAAGTGCATAATCTTTTTATTATCTACATCAAGAGTTAGCTTTCAGAAAAGATAGGTCATTAAAAAAAGCTAcagaaaaatagcattttaaaaaagctaCAGAAAAATTTTACATCCAGCCTAGATACTCTTCTAAACAAGTCAACCAACAAAACTTTCTGCACCATGGGTATGGTCAATTAGCAAAGTCCTAATGACATTTTGCTTGCAGAGTTTCATTTGTATACATCCAACCTGAAAGctcaaaaccagaataaaagaGTTTTAGGTAAGGGGACTCTCTTAAAATAGATTATGAGACTATGGGTTGAATACTAAGAGTTATCTACAATGCTGTCATGTTGAACAAAGAGTTTCAAAGTATCTTTCCAAGGCCATTACCACTCGTGAGAAATTAATTACAAGCTACACTGAGCAAGTCCTATTTTAAACTTAAaaccagcactgcagcacagaaTGTAGCATTCTATATACCTAAGACACTACTCTCAGGAGTCAGAGAAAGCAATAGCATTTTAGCTTTAGAAGAACACAGAGCACAATGTTTACAACATATAGAAGTACAGGAACTCTTGTTCCCTGTTCTATGTTTTGAAACAATCCTCAAGTAATCATATAGTAAACATGTATCTGCCACCCCAAATCAGCATAAGCCATTAGTGCTATGCCACCTCAATTATCCCGCACAAGGATGCTGCCACCTACCGGATTCGCCTGTGTAGCGGATGTTCTGGAACTCAGCATAGAAAACTGCTTTCTCGAGCATTCCCAGGAAGATAACAGCCCCAATCCAGAACTGGATCCTCAGGAGATCCCGCCAGTAACAGGCTGACCACGCAAGCCACAGAACCCCGAAGAATACGTACACAATACACATCACCATGAAAAACTATTGCACAAAAAGAACAAAGACATAGGAACTTTAGacccagaaaaataatttccttgttTCCATTCCACAGCTGTAAGACAACTCTAATTTCTCCCCTAGTATAGCAACTTTGAACGTTTTTAAATAGATATGCATTGTTTCATTTGTCTTCTCTGGACTCTTTAACAGTGAGAGTCTAATTTCTCACTACCAACAAAGGAAATGACAATAACTGAGTATCTGCACAATTTCTCCCTTGAAGAACAGTCTGCCAATTTATTCACAGGCAATTTTTTCTAAGGAAGATACATGCTACTAGATCCCAAAAATGTATCTCAATCACACACTTAACCCTCAAAAAAATTAGACCATTCTCTGTAGAAGACTCATCCTATGACAAAGGAACCAGAGAGCAAAATCTGTCCTTTTCACATTATTCATTTGCTTGAAAAAGAATTCAAGCAAATCATCAAGTACTAGAAACTCTATTTGTTCTCATGTATTGTTCTATTAATAACATCATCATACATTTACAGTATTCTGCAAATAAACTCACAAACCACCTTTAGACACCATTCCACAGAACAGAGATAAGCAACTAATGCTTGTAGGCCCTGTGTTCAAATAATTTGACAACTTTTAAGAAAAGTTAATTTCCAGCAAACTCAGCTTTTGACCAAGTTTTAGGCCAGCAAAAAACCTGCAGCTGACAAAGAAATCcagatatttatttaaatattaatgttgtgtgatttttgtttggttcaGTGTTACTTGTTTCAGAAGAACTTCTCATGGTATGCCTCATACAGCAAACAGTAAGCTTGCCAATGTTATTTGATGCTGAATTTTCTAACCATACCAAAGCAAGGCAAAATTTTCAAAAGGACACTAAGATTAAGAAGAGGAATTAGGAGAGAGTAAAACATTAAGTGAACAGCAGGAAGTAGTTAGCCAAAGCATAGGACAGTGCTTAATAATCAAGCAGTGTTCTCTTTcagaaggaatatttttattttttaaaaaccaagcaaacaattTCTTAGCTGCACAATCCATCAAAACTTTCACAAACTGAAAACACCTTCCCTTAGGAGAGTAGCTTGCTGATCCTTACACCTTTTCACACCTGACCAATCCATGCAGTTCAAATCCTAAGAACCCAGGCAAGATAGCTCACACGCAGATGCTCCattgagaaaatatttagagATAACAGATTCTTTTCTGGTCCTGTCATGTGGGACAGGAATTACATTTCAATAGAGCTGCTGGCGGCTTTTTGACTCTCCAGGAAGTAAAATGTGTGTTTCAGAAATGCTGCCAGGCTCCACTATTGACAGGCTGCTCTTGCCAAGAGAATCAAGCCAGAGACCTTACTTGCTATTGATCTCCAACTAAAGACTGTCTTCACTACATAAACATTTTAAGTTCCTTTATTGTTTAGCCTTCTCAACAGAAGAAACTAGAAACCAAGTCAATAACTCCTTTGAATAAAAAGGGGATTAGCTCTTTGTAGCTCAATTATACTTTCACTGCTAGGCAGGATTAAAGACCTCCTCATGAGGTGTAAAACAGCTGGTGGAGGACACGAGATTAAGCtataaaagaacaaagaaagCAGTGACAAATGAAAGGGTAGCTGCaaacaaaagctaaaaataGCAGATTTTCTAAGACATGATGTAAGGAGAATAACAGCCCCAGTAAAACTTGTCAGTTTAGAGCTAATAATACTGATAACTTCAGGAACTACGAATTAACAACCATTAATTCAAACAACCCAGAGAAATACAACACTGGCAGCACATGCAAGGAACTGAAATCTGTGTCTGTTTTCCCTACCCTGTACTCggtacaaaaaaaacccaaaccaaccaaccaaccaaaaaaaccaaccaaacaaaaatagcCCATCACACCAAAAAACACCCTTGGCTAAGTAACTTTTGCTCCTGAGACACTAGCTTTGTGTTTCCTGAAGTATGACAGCAGAGTATTTAATTGATATTCAAATCAACTCACAATTTTATTGATCAAAGAAAAGCTGGTTTACTTACAATCATCAGAGGGTAGTCTGCAAGTGAAAGATACTCATATGGCCCCTTCAGTTCTACTGTCACTGTCAAAAGACAATCCAATTACAAAATAGAACAAGCAAAATGAGAAGGCCAGGACTTAATTGACTTTCACTTAAGTGTAAAGAAATTCCACATCTTCTCAGGCCTTTAAATCCAACTTGACTTTAATAAAGAAAGCTAATATTTACTTATATGCTACTCAGCCAAAAGCATGCAGTTTAAAATTACACACTCCATTACCAAGTAACCCATGACAGTacttaaaagtaatttttgctGGAGATTCATgtacaacagaaaaaattaagaaacacATGTAAGTTCACTTTTCAAGGGGAATTTTGAACTTCTCTGAAATTTGAAAAGGTTATCAATGCACTGTTAAATATAATATCAAGGTGATAATTATGATCTTTGTACTCTAAGTTTTGACTTATTAGTATAGACCACTGTATTGGTCTGCacatttctgaaacaaaatacCAAGCTTTAAAATTGAAATGCTTGGGATTGATGCTTCTTGATTTCTATCAGTAAACTGACAGAAGAGTCTTAGGATCTTCAAGACAGAAGCAAACACCTCTTTTCTTATATGAGCTGTAGTAATATTCTATATGTGAAGTGAAAGACAGTGTCTTATGAAATTGAACCATACAGTATAAGAGTATCTTAGAATACTTAGAGTGGGAATACATAAAAATGATGCTGTATTTTCAGTTTACTGTATAAAGAGTTATCTTACTTGTGAAGAGCTTGTTCTGATATGAGGAAGGTGTTGTTCTCTCAGTTCTTTTAAGTCTGGCAGTAGAATTCTTTGCAGTTGAAATTTGCACAATAAATATATATGGCCCATCTCGCCAAGTTTTGATAACAGCATTCATtgcctgaaaataaaacatctccACGTAAACAGTGCACAGTCAAGAAGacaaggaaaagacagaaggagATTAGCAATATATGGGTGGTAGCTTCATGTAAATATAAATTTCATCTCTTCCAAGACCTAAAACTTGTTAATAAATATCTGAtatgtaaattttaaatgtacttATTAGACATAACACTTGAAATTTAGTTGGTTGATTTGAGAAGAATCCTCAAGACCTGGGAGGTGATCAGGATTTTTTTGCCAACTTAACACTGGCTTACTGCAGAAGTACTCAAAGGTACTGCAAAAGCTACAAAGAATTCAAGAAAGCATCACACTTTTTTCACTACAGAAGCATTAGGACCACCACAGACCTGCTGAAGTCAACTGCTTGGGAACTGCAGAGCTACAGAACTCATCTTCCTGGTGAAAGCTGACTTCTACAGCATAATACAGAAGTAGCTGAGCAGTAAAAGACTTCCATAGTAGCCATTTCCTATGGACACTACTACTACAGTCCGTGCATCAGCTCTCATACCTGCAAAGCTCAAATCCTGCTAGTGAACTAACAGAGGAACCTTGTCCAGATAAATATTTCCATCATACAACAAATCAGAGATATCTTTGAGTTCCAGCACACAAAACTGTTAATTCCACAACTGAAGAAGCTCTAGACCTCTCAGTAACTGAAGTACTACTAAGAGCTTCAAAGTTAAAACTTAGACCATCTACACTTAGGCCACTGCCATACTGCAGAACTacaacagatttttctttataatgGCCTCTCCAAGAGAAATTCAGTATTAAGAGCATGCATTTCTTTTAAGAAGCCTCTTGACTACAAGACAAAAAGCAAATagaatattatatatatatatatttaaaaagagtTTATGCTAGTATTAACTAAACATAAAACTCAGAAACACAGTAAACTTGAAAGAAAATGGATGAATTTATacacacaaattttaaaatacctttttgcctttaaaatacCATCTTTTCTTGCTGCATTGATTCTTTACTTCACAATTGCACACATATACTTATGTTTTAGCTTTATAATAAATGGCCCCTTATGAACAAAAGGAGTAAAACgtattttctttcttggcaTCCAGGACACTCAATTTGAAGTTATTTTGAAAGTTGTTCCTAGTTAAGGaacataatatataataaaaatactaaAGGACTGGAAATCAAAAGTAATCAGTCAACTTTTTAAGTACAACATCTCAAAAAACTGACTGAAGACAAAACCAAAGGTATTCTGTAAGAATTAGTCATCATTTACAGAAGACAATTTCAATTgctattttaaattacaatagaaaaaatattttttaatttataccATTGGTTTGAATGGTATCAGTTCTATACTTCACTTACAGAAGAGCCAGTTacagttttctgtttttccagtaCTCCATAGTTTCAAGCTAATAAATTCCAGGTGTTAAAAAGCCATAGAATATGCTACCATCGAGTTCTTAtacaaagaaatataaatttttaaaaagcaaaccaaaacaaaataagacTGCTGAATTACAAGCCATGCTTAAATTCAGTATACATACAGTTTTATCTGTCTCCATCGTGTGATTTCCTGCAATCTCCTTCTTATCTTTTAAGCCCTTagggggacaaaaaaaaaaaaaaaaacacagaaaaatgcgTAAGTAAATATGCCAAAACTACCTTTTCCATGGCTGCACTCACTCAttagaaggaaaggaaaattaccTCTTGTTTCTCAGGTGAGAGAGGCTTTGGACGAACAAATTCTTTATAGAAAATCTGCAAGATATAAGAAAAGTAAAGAATTGATAGACACTTTATAGGCACTTCACACATTAACATGACATTACCAGAAAAGCTTCCAATAAACTTCATTATTCTTTGAACAGCTGTATTGGAgagctttcatttttctaaatCAAACAATTGTCCATTTATGCAAGACGTCTTGAATACTTAATGTTTTGTAATTTTAGAGTTACTTTTCCTCCCTATATACCTAAcaggtatttatttttagaaaacacaCATGATAGTAGTGAAGTTAATATTGGTTTTGAAATATGAATCAGTTGGGTAGTCCCATTACAAAATAGAGTCACCACAAACAGATACAGGGTTTTGAGATTTCTGCCTTAATCTATGTAAAAGTAAGTCCTAGATGAGTGAGTGCCTATTAGAGATCAAAATTTTTCCAACCCTCCTGAACTACAGTGACTCGAAATCTAGTGAAACTTCTATACCACAAGGATAAACCTGAACCATTTAGAGAAGAAATTGCTGTGAAACTTCAGAAATTATTATCAGACAAGAATATATTGTTAAGAATTCCACAGACTTTCCAGAGGCATTGGATGAAAACTTATGTAAAGACATTTAAAACCTTTAAGACTTTCAAAAGCATGTTTAGTTAGGATGCCCAAGTCCACATTACACAGGTAAACCCACAAGATTTTTTacaaaccaagaaaaaacaGAACTGACACTTCTCATATTATTAAACATAAAAAGCATGcatcacagatttttttattcttgaaaACCTTTCAAGCCATCTTCACCCATCAAAGGAGTTAGAGACATACAAGTGGATTATTAAAAGTCATATTTAGGCATTAGTCCTTTTTCTTacttaaaacaaacaaccaaaaataccAGAAAGCAACCCACAACACTAGGTTCAATAGTTATGAGACATTTCCCAGTATTTTCTATCCATAATCTTTTGTCCACGAGGAATGGCTGAACACATGCAACACTCCACAATTTGCCTTCAATTCTTAAGTATACTATTAAATAAAGACAGCAAATTATATTGGTATTATCATCAGCCTGCTGATATACAGCTGGTGTAGAGCTGATGTCTGCACATTACTTCCCTATGATAATTCTGCATTGTCTTCTTGCTTTTACTTGATTTTTTCAAACATATTCTAGCACTCCTATTCCATGAGTGcttaagtaattaatttttcaacaatcatttttattattctaaATAGACATCATTTGAGTAATAAATGCCAGTCCTTTCATGACTGAAGTTTAGTGGGATTTTTACTCTGCTGCCACTTCTAATTAACTAGCAGTAGCCTCCTGTAAATTAAACAAATTCAGAATACAAAACCACAAACTAAAAGAAGCATTGAACTGTACATCACTTTTACAGTgatttgtttgggattttttttcactacCATGAGCAAAATATTGAATAGCAAGCCAGAagtaaaggaaaattaagaaatcATCATCACAGCTGATTATAAACGTATATATAGATAAAAAGAAGTACCTCCCAACCTACAGTGGTACTTCCATCGGATGCCCACAGACCTCACAGGAATTACCACCTTCTCTATATGTTGTATAAGACAGCAAACTCTGAGGTTTCTACTCATACCTGAGGCCTGAAGAGCTCAGAGCAGTTTCGAATGAGAGAATCAGAGGCATAGTATCCAGACCAACCCGGATGCTCTTCAGCTGTAGTCCCAAAATAGTTGTCTGCCTGTTCATCCTGCCAAACAGAGTAGACCTTAGGTTAGCATCAACTATTTCAAATTGTTTATCTCAGGAGACAGTTGCAAGACCTGGAAAGCTCCATAGTTTCATTCTGCACACACTCTTGAATCAAATTTAGTAGACTAAAGGCAGCAAAACTACACATGACTATAAAATGATAGTATACAGGCTTTGAGTAAGAATTAAAAAGTAAAGATGTAGCAGAAAATACAAACTTCAGTCTACACAACCTCTGCATCATTCTTTTAAAGAGTTTAAAGAGTATTTAAAGACTCAGTCCTGTGTTAGATTAGTAGTTACAACTGTCATAATTAATAATTTAGgtaaacatggaaaaatattaacCATAGAAAGCACAACTATGTTCTACCACATTTGATAGAAAATATTATACATTTCGCAGAAATTGCTAATGCTTGCAATATGCATCCATAAAGTACAGAATTTAGACTTCACATGTAAATATTCTATTAACATGTACATTTTTCTATTCACTACCATTCAGCATTcctgcaaatattttcaaataccATAAACTCACTCATTTTAGAGTCAATGTACTGACTTAAATTCCTGGGTTTAAAACAATTTTGACAAACACTTCCACATGAcctaaaacccaaaaaaaaaagccagcagtTGCAGCAAGCTGTGGATTACTTCAATTCTATTCCAAAAATGTGTTATCTTCCA comes from the Taeniopygia guttata chromosome 5, bTaeGut7.mat, whole genome shotgun sequence genome and includes:
- the TMEM87A gene encoding transmembrane protein 87A isoform X1; translation: MAAAAPRSGARRRPGAVLLRLLAVLLLAGTAGAGQRSKWRLPVLLDKKFSFGKILFSNTTIFLRFEGDEKACEPSQNFNVTWYLRYSDCYNEVFNFGDEQADNYFGTTAEEHPGWSGYYASDSLIRNCSELFRPQIFYKEFVRPKPLSPEKQEGLKDKKEIAGNHTMETDKTAMNAVIKTWRDGPYIFIVQISTAKNSTARLKRTERTTPSSYQNKLFTMTVELKGPYEYLSLADYPLMIFFMVMCIVYVFFGVLWLAWSACYWRDLLRIQFWIGAVIFLGMLEKAVFYAEFQNIRYTGESVQGAVILAELLSAVKRSLARTLVIIVSLGYGIVKPRLGVTLHKVVMAGALYLLFSGMEGVLRVTGFFYDTVALIANLALSMIDACIILWIFISLTQTMKLLKLRRNVVKLSLYRHFTNTLILAVAASIVFIIWTTMKFRLVDCQSDWQELWVDDAIWRLLFSMILFVIMILWRPSANNQRFAFSPLSEEEDDDEQKEPMLKESFEGMKMRSTKQEPNGNVKANKVQEDDLKWVEENVPSSVTDVALPALLDSDEERMITHFERSKME
- the TMEM87A gene encoding transmembrane protein 87A isoform X2, which produces MAAAAPRSGARRRPGAVLLRLLAVLLLAGTAGAGQRSKWRLPVLLDKKFSFGKILFSNTTIFLRFEGDEKACEPSQNFNVTWYLRYSDCYNEVFNFGDEQADNYFGTTAEEHPGWSGYYASDSLIRNCSELFRPQIFYKEFVRPKPLSPEKQEGLKDKKEIAGNHTMETDKTAMNAVIKTWRDGPYIFIVQISTAKNSTARLKRTERTTPSSYQNKLFTMTVELKGPYEYLSLADYPLMIFFMVMCIVYVFFGVLWLAWSACYWRDLLRIQFWIGAVIFLGMLEKAVFYAEFQNIRYTGESVQGAVILAELLSAVKRSLARTLVIIVSLGYGIVKPRLGVTLHKVVMAGALYLLFSGMEGVLRVTGAQNDLASLAFIPLAFLDTALCWWIFISLTQTMKLLKLRRNVVKLSLYRHFTNTLILAVAASIVFIIWTTMKFRLVDCQSDWQELWVDDAIWRLLFSMILFVIMILWRPSANNQRFAFSPLSEEEDDDEQKEPMLKESFEGMKMRSTKQEPNGNVKANKVQEDDLKWVEENVPSSVTDVALPALLDSDEERMITHFERSKME